The following proteins are co-located in the Imtechella halotolerans genome:
- a CDS encoding DUF3810 domain-containing protein — protein MTRKIKRIKTFIALSIIPQIFLVKLLGSNPHLIETYYSNGFYPKLSMLYRYIFGWIPFSIGDIFYTLLGILIVRFLLIRGKWFFEHTRAFFRELFVVVSIAYFVFHLFWGMNYYRQPISKSMGLSEDYTSQQLYDFTERIVAKSNEIHLKITQNDSMKVVMPYSKEETFTMTQNGFDNLARQYPQFTYYPQSVKKSLYSKMLTYMGYSGYLNPFTHEAQVNGLIHNYKFPTTTCHEIAHQLGYSAENEANFVGYLAAVHNEDIYFKYSAYIFVMRYCLGEIRRRDPDKFVEFNTKINPGIIKNYIEVSNFWKKYENVAEPAFKSTYNTFLKANSQKEGMKSYNYVVALLVNYYKDRPL, from the coding sequence ATGACTCGAAAAATCAAGAGAATTAAGACATTTATTGCCTTGTCTATTATTCCACAAATATTTCTTGTTAAGCTACTCGGCTCAAATCCTCATTTAATAGAAACCTATTATAGTAATGGCTTCTATCCAAAGTTATCAATGCTTTATAGATATATTTTTGGATGGATTCCTTTCTCTATTGGTGACATTTTTTATACCCTGTTGGGAATTTTAATTGTTCGATTTTTACTTATTCGAGGTAAATGGTTTTTTGAGCATACCAGGGCATTTTTCAGAGAATTGTTTGTAGTTGTTTCTATTGCCTATTTTGTATTCCATCTATTTTGGGGAATGAATTACTATAGACAACCCATATCAAAAAGCATGGGGCTTTCTGAAGACTATACCAGTCAGCAACTTTATGATTTCACTGAACGTATCGTTGCAAAATCTAATGAGATTCATTTAAAAATCACCCAAAATGATTCCATGAAAGTGGTCATGCCCTATAGTAAAGAAGAAACCTTTACAATGACTCAGAATGGATTTGATAATCTTGCAAGACAGTACCCTCAATTTACCTATTATCCACAGAGTGTAAAGAAGTCATTATACAGTAAAATGCTTACATACATGGGGTACAGTGGATACCTTAATCCCTTCACTCATGAGGCTCAGGTTAACGGACTTATTCACAACTATAAATTCCCAACCACCACTTGCCATGAAATTGCCCATCAATTAGGTTATTCAGCTGAAAATGAAGCAAACTTTGTAGGTTACCTTGCGGCAGTTCATAATGAAGATATTTATTTCAAATATTCAGCCTATATATTTGTTATGCGTTATTGTTTAGGAGAGATTCGTAGAAGAGACCCTGACAAATTCGTTGAGTTTAACACTAAGATTAACCCAGGAATTATTAAAAACTACATTGAAGTATCCAACTTCTGGAAAAAATACGAAAATGTGGCAGAACCTGCGTTTAAAAGTACCTATAACACCTTTTTAAAGGCAAATAGTCAAAAGGAAGGCATGAAAAGCTACAATTATGTAGTCGCTCTTCTGGTTAATTATTACAAAGATCGTCCGTTATAA
- a CDS encoding DUF3995 domain-containing protein: MLAIIHFYWALGGNWGISSVLPTDKHGTKKLHPKKTDSAIVGCVLLIFSLFYAFNMGISGYKFPSVLFNYFGWIIPGIFLVRAIGDFNYVGFFKKVKYTAFGKKDTYFFSPLCLLIAAIGFIIYFN; this comes from the coding sequence ATGCTCGCCATTATTCATTTCTATTGGGCTCTTGGTGGTAATTGGGGGATTTCATCAGTATTGCCGACAGATAAGCATGGTACAAAAAAGTTACATCCAAAAAAAACGGACAGTGCTATTGTGGGATGTGTCCTATTGATATTCTCACTGTTCTATGCTTTCAATATGGGAATTTCTGGGTATAAATTTCCATCAGTGCTCTTCAATTATTTTGGATGGATCATTCCCGGAATTTTTTTAGTAAGAGCAATTGGAGATTTTAATTATGTAGGATTTTTTAAAAAGGTAAAGTATACAGCATTTGGCAAAAAAGACACTTATTTCTTTTCCCCATTGTGCTTATTAATTGCTGCTATTGGTTTTATTATATATTTCAACTAG
- a CDS encoding DinB family protein, with amino-acid sequence MTKQELLIFNLTEIRRRSILLWEGLLPENYDWRPDPKAFKASNMIRHVLSADYGWNKIIKGEDMTAYQAPLENVPFVDLMTELELTQSFREDLLQTISNFSEEELLELNIIHPGTGQKRILYDYILRIGYHESVHAGQFLAYLRAMGQNRPFIWD; translated from the coding sequence ATGACTAAACAGGAACTACTGATTTTTAATTTAACTGAAATTAGACGTCGAAGTATACTTTTATGGGAAGGTCTCCTTCCAGAGAACTATGATTGGAGACCTGACCCAAAGGCTTTTAAAGCTTCTAATATGATTCGTCATGTACTTTCAGCTGATTATGGTTGGAATAAAATTATAAAAGGTGAAGATATGACAGCCTATCAAGCACCTCTAGAAAACGTTCCTTTTGTCGATTTAATGACAGAACTGGAATTAACCCAATCATTTCGTGAGGACTTACTCCAAACAATTTCAAATTTTAGTGAGGAAGAACTTTTAGAATTGAATATTATACATCCTGGAACTGGTCAGAAAAGAATCTTATATGATTATATACTTCGAATTGGATATCATGAGTCTGTGCATGCCGGCCAGTTTTTAGCTTATTTAAGGGCTATGGGACAAAATAGACCTTTTATTTGGGACTAA
- a CDS encoding DUF2200 domain-containing protein, producing MKNSNSHDERIAKMTFASVYPHYVTKIEKKNRTKEELHQVIEWLTSFNEETLKELINNKVTFEEFFRRANINQNAHLITGVICGYRVEDIKNQLTQKVRYLDKLVDELAKGRKLDKILRSSD from the coding sequence ATGAAAAATAGTAACTCTCATGATGAACGTATAGCTAAGATGACATTTGCTTCGGTATACCCACATTATGTAACTAAAATAGAAAAAAAGAACCGTACTAAGGAAGAATTACATCAGGTAATAGAGTGGTTGACTTCATTCAATGAAGAAACATTAAAAGAACTCATTAATAACAAAGTTACCTTTGAAGAATTCTTCCGAAGAGCCAATATTAATCAAAATGCTCATCTAATTACTGGAGTAATATGTGGTTATCGAGTAGAAGATATTAAAAATCAGCTTACACAGAAAGTACGATACTTGGATAAATTAGTAGATGAATTGGCAAAAGGAAGAAAACTTGACAAAATTCTAAGATCATCTGACTAA
- a CDS encoding aminoacyl-histidine dipeptidase has protein sequence MNTDIRQLSPQALWNKFADLNAVPRASKKEAKVIAFMVEFGKHLGLETIVDEVGNVIIKKPATSGMEKKKTVVMQSHLDMVHQKNADVTFDFATQGIEMYVDGDWVRARGTTLGADNGLGVATIMAILESKDIAHPPIEALFTIDEETGMTGAMGLQGGLLEGEILLNLDTEEDDEIDIGCAGGIDITAIRTYEEEEIPEEVVAYRITVKGLQGGHSGMDIHRGLGNANKIMNRLLFDGFESFGLRISEVDGGGLRNAIPRESFAIVVVDKVHHDAFAFEFNQLAQTIKKELKHTEPSLHISAEAVALPEQVMSLGVQEGITRALYAAHNGVYAMSTTMENLVETSNNIARVLIKNGTIHISCLTRSSVESAKMDLANALRAVFELCGCEVTFSGSYPGWTPNVGSPILKVLTSQYELLFNEEPKVVACHAGLECGILGQNYPEMDMISFGPTIKGAHSPDERASISSVQKFWTFVQEVLKAIPNKE, from the coding sequence ATGAATACAGATATACGACAATTGTCTCCTCAGGCTTTGTGGAATAAGTTCGCCGATTTAAATGCTGTGCCTAGGGCTTCTAAAAAAGAGGCTAAAGTGATTGCTTTTATGGTTGAATTCGGAAAACATTTAGGGTTAGAAACCATAGTGGATGAGGTTGGAAATGTGATAATTAAGAAACCAGCTACTTCAGGAATGGAGAAAAAAAAGACGGTGGTAATGCAGTCTCATTTGGACATGGTACATCAAAAGAATGCAGATGTAACCTTTGATTTTGCTACTCAAGGAATAGAAATGTATGTAGATGGTGATTGGGTACGTGCTCGTGGAACAACCTTAGGGGCTGATAATGGTTTAGGAGTAGCTACTATAATGGCCATTTTAGAAAGCAAAGATATTGCTCATCCCCCTATTGAGGCTCTTTTTACAATTGATGAAGAAACGGGTATGACGGGAGCTATGGGGCTTCAAGGTGGGTTACTTGAAGGTGAAATTCTTTTAAATTTAGATACAGAAGAAGATGACGAAATAGATATAGGATGTGCAGGAGGTATTGATATTACAGCAATTAGAACCTATGAGGAAGAGGAAATTCCGGAAGAAGTAGTAGCGTATCGAATTACGGTAAAAGGTTTACAAGGTGGGCATAGTGGAATGGATATTCATCGTGGATTGGGAAATGCAAACAAAATTATGAACCGATTACTTTTTGATGGGTTTGAGAGTTTTGGATTACGTATTTCAGAGGTCGATGGTGGTGGATTACGAAATGCCATACCTAGAGAGAGCTTTGCTATAGTAGTAGTAGACAAGGTACATCACGACGCTTTTGCTTTTGAGTTTAACCAATTAGCGCAGACCATCAAAAAGGAGTTAAAACACACAGAGCCATCCTTGCATATTTCTGCTGAGGCTGTGGCATTACCTGAACAGGTGATGAGTTTGGGAGTGCAAGAAGGTATAACAAGGGCTCTATATGCCGCACATAATGGAGTATATGCCATGAGCACAACTATGGAGAATCTGGTGGAGACTAGCAATAATATTGCAAGAGTTCTGATTAAAAATGGGACTATTCATATTAGTTGTCTCACGCGATCATCAGTAGAAAGCGCTAAAATGGATTTAGCCAATGCGTTAAGAGCAGTATTTGAGTTGTGTGGCTGCGAGGTGACATTTTCAGGGAGTTATCCAGGATGGACACCTAATGTAGGGTCGCCAATCCTTAAAGTTCTTACCTCTCAATATGAGTTGTTATTTAATGAGGAGCCTAAGGTAGTGGCTTGTCATGCAGGATTAGAGTGTGGAATATTAGGTCAGAATTATCCTGAGATGGATATGATCAGTTTTGGTCCCACTATTAAAGGTGCTCATTCTCCAGATGAAAGAGCTAGCATTAGTTCAGTACAAAAGTTTTGGACTTTTGTTCAGGAGGTGTTGAAAGCCATACCAAATAAAGAATAA
- a CDS encoding amidohydrolase family protein, translating into MKHMLTAVMLFLCTLSVGAQDYFPKNDGVKTTNTNYTAFTNARIQVTPNQVIENGTLLIQNGKVVATGTSVSIPQNTVVIDLKGKYIYPSFIDMYSEFGVEKPKRPMGGGRSAQYDATREGFYWNDHVMPEKNAMDAFSFDSKKAKELIDAGFGVVNTHISDGILRGTGVLVALNTQADNNYRILNQQSSQFLSFSKSVTSTQSYPTSLMGAMALLRQMYHDAKWYEAGNSNTKDLSLEALNKNKQLPQIFDAGDKFNGLRAAKIGNEFGINYIIKGSGNEYQAIQDIAATKATYIIPLDFPDAYDVTDPYQANKVSLGDMRHWNQAPANASVLAQNGVNFALTTANLRKASDFNANLLKAISYGLNKTKALEALTTIPAQLLGKSNEIGTLKNGALANFLITSGDVFENSTTLYENWVQGNKHIVNDMNVKDIRGEYTLRIAGNQYSLSIKGSAGKPVAELMKDSTKIASKFSYSNDWVQLFYTPEGDGKTEFVRLTAPVTDTDNLNGTGTLTNGNSVQWSAVKTAPFNERKKSEKTTEIVSTIPVTFPNKAFGFSEKPQQQTLLFKNATVWTNEAEGIMKNTDVLIRNGKIAQIGQNLNVSGATVIDATGKHLTNGIIDEHSHIATAAVNESGHNSSAEVTIEDVVNPDDINIYRNLSGGVTTIQILHGSANPIGGRSAIIKLKWGENADGLIISNTPKFIKFALGENVKQSNWSGGRFPQSRMGVEQVFVDYFQRGKEYGETWKKYKALSSKEKARTPMPRYDLELETLWEILNEDRFISCHSYVQSEINMLMKVAEKFDFKVNTFTHILEGYKVADKMATHGVGGSTFADWWAYKYEVIDAIPHNAAIMHDAGVTVAINSDDAEMSRRLNQEAAKTVKYGGVSEEEAWKFVTLNPAKLLHLDDRLGSIKPGKDADLVLWSDHPLSIYAIAEKTLIEGVVYYDYTTMQQMQKSNDKERNMLINSMIEAKNKGMKTQAPKIKEQELLHCDSL; encoded by the coding sequence ATGAAACACATGCTGACGGCCGTCATGCTGTTTCTGTGTACCCTTTCCGTAGGAGCACAGGATTATTTCCCTAAAAATGACGGCGTAAAAACCACCAACACAAACTACACGGCATTTACTAATGCTAGAATTCAAGTAACTCCTAATCAAGTTATTGAAAACGGAACACTTCTTATCCAAAATGGAAAAGTTGTAGCTACCGGCACATCGGTTTCTATACCACAAAATACTGTGGTGATCGACCTTAAAGGAAAGTACATTTATCCTTCATTTATTGATATGTATTCTGAATTTGGAGTAGAAAAACCAAAACGCCCAATGGGTGGAGGACGTTCTGCCCAGTATGATGCTACACGTGAAGGATTTTATTGGAATGATCATGTAATGCCTGAGAAAAATGCTATGGACGCATTTAGCTTTGATAGTAAAAAAGCTAAAGAACTAATTGATGCGGGATTTGGAGTAGTAAACACTCATATATCAGATGGTATTTTGCGAGGAACAGGAGTATTAGTTGCACTTAATACTCAAGCTGATAACAATTACCGTATTTTAAATCAACAGTCATCTCAATTTCTTTCATTTAGTAAGAGTGTTACCTCCACTCAAAGCTATCCAACCTCTTTAATGGGTGCAATGGCATTATTGCGTCAAATGTATCACGATGCTAAATGGTATGAAGCAGGTAATAGTAATACTAAAGACCTTTCCTTAGAGGCATTAAATAAAAACAAACAACTACCTCAAATTTTTGATGCTGGAGATAAATTTAACGGTCTTCGTGCGGCTAAAATCGGAAATGAGTTTGGAATAAACTATATAATTAAAGGAAGTGGAAATGAATATCAAGCTATTCAAGATATTGCGGCTACTAAAGCTACCTATATCATTCCTCTAGATTTTCCCGATGCTTATGATGTCACCGATCCATACCAAGCAAACAAAGTTTCTTTAGGTGACATGCGTCATTGGAATCAGGCTCCTGCCAATGCCAGTGTTTTAGCTCAAAACGGGGTTAACTTTGCCCTTACTACTGCGAATCTTCGTAAAGCATCAGATTTCAATGCGAACTTGCTTAAAGCGATTTCATACGGTTTGAATAAAACTAAGGCCTTAGAAGCACTGACTACCATTCCTGCTCAATTGCTTGGAAAAAGTAATGAAATAGGAACCCTGAAAAATGGAGCATTAGCAAACTTCCTTATCACATCTGGTGACGTTTTTGAAAATAGCACTACCCTTTACGAAAACTGGGTACAAGGTAATAAGCACATTGTTAATGATATGAATGTAAAAGATATTCGTGGTGAGTATACTTTACGTATTGCCGGAAACCAGTATTCTTTAAGCATAAAAGGAAGTGCTGGAAAACCAGTTGCAGAACTAATGAAAGATTCTACAAAAATTGCTTCTAAATTTAGCTATAGTAATGATTGGGTACAACTTTTCTATACTCCAGAAGGAGATGGTAAAACCGAGTTCGTGCGATTAACAGCACCTGTAACTGACACGGATAATCTTAATGGGACAGGAACCCTTACCAATGGGAATAGTGTACAATGGTCAGCAGTAAAAACAGCGCCATTCAATGAGCGTAAAAAAAGTGAGAAAACAACAGAGATTGTTTCAACAATACCAGTTACTTTTCCTAATAAAGCTTTTGGTTTTTCAGAAAAGCCTCAACAGCAAACCCTATTATTTAAAAATGCTACCGTATGGACTAACGAAGCAGAGGGCATAATGAAAAACACGGATGTATTAATTCGTAATGGAAAAATTGCTCAAATTGGTCAGAATTTAAATGTCAGTGGAGCCACTGTAATTGATGCCACAGGAAAACACCTTACAAACGGAATTATAGATGAACACTCACATATAGCTACAGCTGCAGTAAACGAATCAGGACACAACTCTTCTGCAGAAGTTACCATCGAAGATGTAGTAAACCCTGATGATATAAATATTTACAGAAATCTTTCTGGTGGTGTTACCACTATTCAAATATTACATGGATCAGCGAATCCAATTGGAGGTCGTTCCGCAATTATCAAACTTAAATGGGGTGAAAATGCGGATGGTCTTATCATTAGCAATACTCCGAAATTCATCAAGTTCGCATTAGGTGAAAACGTAAAGCAATCAAATTGGTCTGGTGGACGCTTCCCACAATCGCGTATGGGAGTAGAACAAGTTTTTGTTGATTACTTTCAACGAGGCAAAGAATATGGTGAAACATGGAAGAAATACAAAGCGCTTTCTTCTAAAGAAAAAGCACGCACACCTATGCCAAGATACGACCTAGAGCTCGAGACTCTTTGGGAAATATTAAATGAAGACCGATTTATCTCGTGCCATTCATACGTTCAAAGTGAAATCAACATGCTTATGAAAGTAGCTGAGAAGTTCGACTTCAAGGTGAATACCTTTACCCATATTCTTGAAGGATATAAAGTTGCCGATAAAATGGCTACTCATGGTGTAGGTGGTTCTACTTTTGCAGATTGGTGGGCATATAAATATGAGGTGATTGATGCCATTCCACATAATGCAGCAATAATGCATGATGCAGGAGTAACTGTAGCTATCAATTCAGATGATGCTGAAATGTCTCGTCGTTTAAATCAAGAAGCGGCAAAAACTGTAAAATATGGTGGTGTTAGTGAAGAAGAAGCATGGAAATTTGTTACTCTAAATCCTGCTAAATTATTACACTTAGATGATCGTTTGGGAAGTATTAAACCAGGGAAAGATGCTGATTTGGTTTTATGGAGTGACCACCCACTTTCTATATATGCTATTGCAGAAAAAACCTTAATAGAAGGAGTTGTATATTATGATTACACCACTATGCAACAAATGCAAAAAAGCAATGACAAAGAGCGTAACATGTTAATAAACAGCATGATTGAAGCTAAAAACAAAGGAATGAAAACGCAGGCTCCAAAAATTAAAGAGCAAGAACTGCTTCACTGCGATTCACTTTAA